GattattcatttaaaatgaacgaCCTAAATTGTGATAGCAcatagaagagagagaaaggaagaagaggtTGCTTGCAAACCAAACGGTGGCTGTTGGGGTGGCCAAACAACCCCCTTTGCACATAGGGATTAGTTTGGCCACCCCTTGAATTACAAGCCATCATTCCCTCTTTCTTATAGATGTTGTAATTTAGAATGTTCATTTAAAATTAGTAGTCCAAATTTAAACTTTTGCACCACATGCAATACCTTATCCTAGTTCCAAGAAAAACCTTTAGAAGAGGATGCAACTTTTAGTGTAAATCATCATAATAGTTGTTGATGCAGCATTTTGGACGGTTGGACTGGATGACTAAACTCCTGCAAAACGAGGGAAAAGTCACCAAAAAACCGGGTTAGCCTTAACCATAACCagttaattttgtgttaggtTTGTATCGGATTTGTAAGTCCtgtcaaaaattacaaactcaacttttgattGCTATTGGTCTTCCCGCGTATTGCATTTGGTGGGAGACATTCCCACCAATGCAATTGCTACGAGTATTTAGCCGTGAACTTTGGTCACTAGGGGGagcatttgttttttgaatgtGGTTTTAGTAAATGAATTTCGAGAGAAgtgttgaaaaaaatttctttgaatTCCTTTTCTACTAGCTAGGATGAGGTTGTGAGGGAAGGGTTGAAGGTTTGGAAGGGTAAAAGTCTTAATGGTGTTGTGTGCAAGCTGGATTGGGGAGCTACTGTTCATAACATTTGGAGACATAGAAATAGTGCGAAATTTGGCAATAGATTGAGTACTGAACAAATTGTTCACCATATTTGTTAGGGGGTAAGTACTTGGGTTgtgggaaaaggaaaagagaagttTAAGTACTTTAAAACAAATGTAAAGCTTTGTGAAAATTGGGACATTCCTCTGAGTTTTTTGGTTTAGTGGCAGCTGCTTTGATTGAGTCTGGCTGGGGTTTATCTAAGTTCAAGCTGCATGTGGTTCTCTGCTGAAGGATTTCTTTGTGCTTTtgcctctttgtttcttctgtATTGTATAGGTTTCTATTATGATTATGTGAATaagaggggttttttttttttttttttttttttttttttttttttttttgctttcttagTAGATTGGGAATAGTctataattttgttatttttgtaagcattagaatataaattaaatgattaaattcatctctttctattaatttaacttttgggacaaatggtgatttaacatggtatcaaagcagagATTATAAGTTCAAATCCTGGCTCCATTAATTCACATATTAACCcaatttcaactaaatattttacgtgttggaCTTTACCTATTAAAAGGAAGTTTGAGTTGTTACAATCGGGGATTCCTCTTGCTTGAGTATTTTTTATGTAAACTTTGTGTTGGCATgaagaatattatattattcatccaaaaaaagaactttttggtcaatagatttttatttttatttttatttttattttttttatgaatagaaCCTTTCTTTGAACAACAAACACTACACACTCCAGTAAAGACTGGAACACAATCCCAAACAAATTACAACTAACAAAGGCTAAATCAAGCATATACAACCACCAACAACCCCTGCTGCCTCACCACAAACAGCAAGACAGCAaaccaaaacaccaacaaaCTGGCCAAATTCTGCAGAAATCTAGAACATACAAATCAAACACACAACACACTAATAACAGCAACACTACTACTCAACCCACTGCAACAAAGAACTACAGCAAGGCAGCAGGACTGCCCAAAATCTTCAGAAACAGAACAGAGAACTACATCAACATATACAAGTTCCAACTCTGTACAATGGACATGCTTCGGTTGAGATTCTTGAAATGCCCTTTGGCCAAGATTCTAGCACAGACTTCCCATCTTATACAAGCCAGAATAGCTTCTTCTGTACGTAGGGTGTTGTTGTGCAGAAGATCATTCCTCTGCCTCCATAAATTGTAGACTGTaatcctaaaacacaaacttCCCAAGCAAGCCCGAATACCTTTACCAAGCAGAACATTTAAACCCCAATCTTCAATATTCTCCCAATCCAAAGGAACATTCAATATGGAACACTCAGCCATAATTTTAGTCCAAATCCGGcgactaaaaaaatattattgacaAGTATAATCCTTTAACCGCTTTATGAGTGGTTGTTTTTATGGGCTTTTGTATCGTCACTAAGCATTTCGTAGTTGAAACCTCTATTTCTTGTTGCATCTACAAACTTTAATCaaaacatgagagagagagagagagagagagagagagatgaccaTATTGTTTTGAAAGTGAATCCCAAACAGTTAGACTTTCTTTTTTCACCTTTATCTCACGTCTATAATGACACAAAATTGTTGTGATAAAACAGCCGAAGGAATACTTTGGGTGTAGCTTCATATTTATACGTGGGTACAAACTACAATAATTAATACAAAGAGAATAAAACGTACAAAGGTTACAAAACATTTATGTGTAATTGAAATATACATTGCTGTCAATATTCTCGCATAGCTAGGATGTGAACTAGATTCATTGCACCTAGAACATTATGTCAAGATAGTAATGGTAGAAGTGGCTAGGCTTCCCAATGCAATAACTTCAATTCTCAATAACGGTAGAAACAACTTGGCTTTTAAGGTTATCCAATAACTTCAATTCTCAATCGTAGTAACGTCACTTGGCTCATCCAATAGCTTCAATTCTCAATAGCAGTAATGTCATTTGGATTTTAAGATAGTAACATCATTGTCCTTAATACGCCCCCGCGATCGCAACGTTGGAGGCCACATGTTGAGATTGGTCTTGAGTTGATTGAATCGATGAGGCACCAAaggttttgttaaaatattagcAACTTGATATTTGATAGATAAAAATTTCACCATAAGAGTTTTAGATGCCACACTTTCTCTCACAAAGTGGTAGTCAATTACGATGTGCTTAGTACATGAGTGAAATGCGGGGTTAGATGAGAGATACTTAGCCCCAATGTTGTAACAAATCAAAATAGGAGCAGATGAGAGAAATATACCAAGTTCTCGAAATAGTGATTGAATCCATATGAGCTCAGCAACGGCATTTGCGACAGCTTTTTATTCAGCTTCAGTGGAAGATCAAGAGACAGCAGGTTGCTTCTTAGAGCTTCATGATAGAAGATTGGAACCCATAAAAACACAATAGCCAGATGTGAATTTGTGATCATTAGGACATCCGGCCCAATCCGCATCAGAATAAGCAAATAGTTGAGTGGATGAACACTTCTTGATTAGTAACCCGTGATCAATGGTGGATTTTAAGAACCTCAAAATTCGTTTGACAGCAAACCAATGAGTATCACGTGGAGCATGCATAAATTGAGAAACTTTATTGACAACAAAAGCAATTTCGGGGCacgtgagagagagatattgtaACGCTCCCACAGTACTACGATAAAGTGTAACATCACGGAAGGTAAAGCCTGAAAATTGACTGAGAGACGTGGTGGCCGCCATGGGAGAAGTAATAGGCTTGGCGTTTGGCATGTTTGTGTGAGCTAATAGATCAGATATATACCGTGATTGGGACAAATGGAGTCCATCTGTAACACGGGCAATTGAGatgccaagaaaaaaattaagttctCCTAAATCCTTCATGGGAAAATGACAAGAGAAAGTATGAATGAGGTCATTAATAGCACCCAAATTGGACCCAGTGAGTATTAAGTCATCCACGTACACCAAAGCTAAAATAGAGACTGAagcaaatttaaaaatgaataaggAGCTATCAAATGTCGAACCTTAGAACCTCAACTCCAAAAGATAAGAGCTCAACATATGATACCAAGCTTGGAGAGCTTGTTTAAGACCATACAAGGCCTTCTTGAGAAGGTACACCGCATCATGATACATGGGATTAACAAAGCCAGGAGGTTGAGACATGTAGACTGTCTCTTGCAGATGACCATGGAGGAAAGCATTACTCTCATCAACTTGCTTTATGTACCAACCTGCAGAAACAGCCAAAGAGAGCACAGTACGAATAGTAATAGGTTTTACAACAGGACTATATGTCTCAAAATAATCAACACCTTCTTGTTGATGAAATCTTTTGCAACCAAGCGAGTTTATTAGCACTCAATACTACCGTCGGCCTTACGCTTGATGTGAAAAACCCACTTAGCATCAACTGTGGATCATGAGTAGCACTATCCCACTTATGATTCGGAGTTGGTAGCAATTGTTTATGCTATACTATTTTGTAAGCTACGTCTGGTGAAGTGTTTGGAATTCACACTTATCACCCAAGTCTTGATGCACTTCTATATTGAGAGACGGAAACATAAGATAACGATGATGACTTGCCGTGCTGGAAGATCTTGGTGGCAAGATGTTTGGTCATGCAGCTTGAGCCAATGTCGTGGTTGATGAACGAAATAGGAAATCTCATGAAGGCGAGATTGACTTTGTAGTGCATGTGGAATTATGGCACAACAATTTGCACTTTTGATGGATTGCCAGTTTCCATTATGTTGGACTGTGACCCACAGTTCACCTCGAGGTTCTAAGATGAGTTGCTGAGTTTTAGCACTACTCACTATCTGCAAGCGGACGACAAATCCAAGAGATCTGTTTAGACACTCGAGGATATGCATAAGTTGTGCATGTGGGATTTCATAGAGTCAGTCACGATACCTGCCATTAGTTATGTCTGCTTGCCATAGTAGCTTACAACTACTAGTATAGCACAGTTTGTAGAATTGTACGGGCGCGAATGTGGAACGCCATTGCATTTGGCTTGAAGTTGGTGTGAAACGACTAGCAAGCTTTGAATTGGTGCATGATTCAAGTGAAGCTTGCACTTGTTCAAGTGGATGTTCAAAGTGTAGTGATGGCAGAAGCTATGCAAATAAATATCGTCACAAATCTGTGTTCGAATTGGTGATCTTGTGTCGCAAGGTGTCATCAATGCGAAACATGTACGTTTTGGCAATATGAATGTGCTCAATTTAGGATATATTGGGTTGTCTTTAGTGCTAAACAAAAATCCATTGTGTAATTGGTCATTATGTCTTCTAATTTTAGCGAACATCCATGACATTTCCTCGTATTCCTCTGTTGAGAAAGTGTTTGCGACCTTTTTCTTGTGATCCGCTTCTTTGTATTCAATGAAAAAATTGACCTATGAAGTGGTGCAAAACGAGTAAcaatttgtaagaaaacactaaaaatcatTCTGTTAGTGAGAATTCTGTGGTGAAATCACGATGTTGAGGATGTCACATGAGTGCTTCATCATTAAATGCGGGAGTGATTCCCTATTTTAGCGAATAAATTCGGCTATGATTATTACATCATACCATTTTCGCATAAGTATCCAATGTAAAACGCATACTTGCATGAGTGTTTCTAATATAGAATGCATGCTCGTATGTGCGTAAAACAATTAATGTCCAAATTTCGAATACGAAATTTTTATGAGAGagggatgtaatgtccaagaaaatatttaatgagtttattaggtttaaacaaaaataattctaTTTGgtgtgataaaataaaacaaaatgttttatttctatcctataaatttgtaaatggtaaccaagaaaataaaatgcaagagaatattgttaaagtccaaagaaaagaaaaagaatcagaagagagaaaagaaaaaggattagaaaatagaaataaaataaaaaagaattagaaaataaaattaaaaaaatgaaataagaaaagaaaaagaaatataataataataataataataattaaaaaaaaaaagataattgcaccattggtccctaggtataccataattacaaatcactccctatggtttgaaaagttcatgagaggtccttgtggtaaactataattacaaatcgatctctgaagtcaaattccattaaaaattttgacagattctgttaaggggtaattacctttttcccccatcaactaccagccattgtcaacatgcccccataaactgacacttcgaccaaaaaagagcatcaaactaccatctttacacattttggccccttccgtcagtctaattcatgcaaagacttaaatgccctcactcaatttcaaaaatgacttaaatgccatcatcttattaaaaaagaaaaagaaaaagaaaaactgaaggaaaggggtggcggcagccacccctgaggtggccgggtggcctgcgagccacccccaacctaaggggtggccgcacggccacccaagggtcttttctagggtggccgcgcggctacccagCTTCCGGGGTGGCCcacgagccacccctaaaggtggctccagccaccctagaaaagacccaaggtggccgcgcgccacctctgggggtggttcgcGCGCTACCCCCTCCAccaaagggggtggctcccaccccggcagccacccccttagatttggttttttttgtttttcttttttaaaaaatatattaattttaatattttttattaattactttaggggcattttggtctttaaaccaaagttaaccctaaaaaatggcatattccatccaagttaacggaattcccTAACAGAATGGGCCAAAGTGTGtgaagatggtagtttgatgctctttttttgtcaaagtgtcagttcatgggggcatgttgacaatgactggtagttgatagggggaaaaggtaattacccattctgttaaatgtcatgtcagcgccacgtcaaaccaataagatggcgacacgtgtccatctgaataaaaaaatataaatttattaaataaataaacttatttaaaaagaaaagaaaacaaaacaaaacaaaaaatggggaggggtggccgagggtggcacgcagccacccccagcctGTGGGGAGGtcacggccacccccattggctaggggtggctgggccacccctccccatttttgttttttgttttttcttttttttaaaaaataagtttatttatttatttttttaataaatttatatttttttattcagatggacacatgtcgccatcttattagtttgacgtggtgctgacgtggcatttaacagaatctattaaaaaatttaatggaatttgactctaatgatcgatttgtaattatagtttaccataaggacctcccatgaacttttcaaaccataggaagtgatttgtaattatggcataccttagagaccaatggtgcaattatcccaaaaaaaaaaaaaaaagttgcctGGCCCTtcacatgagaaaagaaaggaagggccatctggcccttcctaatgaaaaaataaaataaaataaaaaagagactCTCTTTCCCTCTTTAGTTTTTCATCAAAAACTATGATTTACGGATATCTaaccgtccaaactcaaattcgTCTTTGGTAACGTGATCTAtaaagcccgatctacgtttctactaATCGTTTTGAGGAAAAACACTAAACTcgtgttcttgagttttttggattaaaatcttaaaatgggttacttggaacttgttTGAAGCTACCCAAActatgggttttggtttggtgaaatttttggtgagttttctCAAATCCTAACTTTTTGGTATTTGATTTTGATggtgtttttatgtgattaacccttagtaagtgctattgggttaataatattgtgtttagggtagtgttttataaattataatttaagattggaaatcctaatttgatgggtgaaattaatttggggtttttaaatgttttaaacctagattgttaatttagggattaattgtggttattgtgatgattaatCTCAAATTAGCTATGGGTTTtataaaaagattagtgaatttaattttacggataatgttattttaaatgtgttaatgatttaagttaataagtttgtaattattataaaaagatTAGTGAGTATAATTTTAGGGTTGATGTTAGTATATAAGTGTTGGTggaaataatttatgggttaatgaaattaattgcaagTTAGTAAGTAATAatatgagtaaatagttaaatagtgattttaatatctaaaccATAGTAAATACTTCGGGttaatattgtttgagttttagttagtgtataggatttatgggtagacgtttggaacccttaaaatattgtgggttttccaacggtttatCCTTGAGCAATTCAAATGCTAATTAggatgttaattatttaaagtgttaaATAGTGCAATGTATTATTCCACAGTGATATATTGCAAGGTGGTGTATAAGAGGTCGTTGAGCCAAAATCCGTGCAGCCAAGATgaatattctactcactgagaaaatgtacttttatgtatttaatagatttgcaaatgatatatgattttattaccgaaccgacaatatgttgacaatatgttttggatgtgttaaatagtttcaattatgttgaaatatcaatgatgtttatgagaaatgatgtgtgactggaaagtgtgatttgaatggatttgaagagtttgattACTTGCtgttgttgggatttaaattatgcaaatgttgattgatgaattgatgtgttaaattgtttatgaATTTACATTGAAAGCATGAGTTAAAGTATGGGTGAAAAGCCGGTTACGGTTACCGGTTTTTGGACAAAACCGGTAATTGTAACCGGCTGGGCGGTTAGCAAAAATtgctaaccgcctccgccaacCAGTAAtctggaccttttttttttttttttttttagctattggacctgttttgttttgaaccttttttttttttactagttttctattatgcAATTTGTTAAATTAGGCTATTGCCtagtttaaaatacaaaattacaaatcttgTAATTAGAAACAACACACCATATTCAAAACACAAGTCAACTATCAACACACCTCTTGGACCCCTACATTCACaatatcaaaaaatcaaaccatattcaaatagtTCATAGTCCACaagtccacacacccacactcacaatatggtttgattcacaacatcaaaaaatcaaaccatattcaaataatccatagtccataagttcacacacccacacccatcaATTATCAAACCATATCCAATTATTCATAGTCCATAAGTCCAcactcaacataaaaaaatcttGTCGAAATAATAACACGAATCCTATTCAGTCTTCTAGCAAAATCCTGTGAagataacaacaataaatattataaacttaaaaaattgacaaactaAGCAATTACattgtaatataaatataatgacaaGTCAAAAAATGATAACCTTCCTCTAGGAATAAGATGTGTCAGTCGTCATTGAATGAGAATGTTGATTCTTAGGCCCATCTACAATAgaaaaagtttgagttaaataaataaataatgaaaagtaaatgaaatgaatttataaataactaattcataaaaatttacCAGGTTCATCATAGCTTTCCATAAAGTCCTGAAACACTTCCTCATAGATCATTGGGCGGTTCTTTAACCAATCTTGTGTGCAAATCAAGGCCTCAACAGTAAGCGGAGACAATGAACTCCTAAAGGTATCCAATACACGTTCTCCGTTGCGTAGCTGTTATAACGTACGCAAAACTAGAAAGAAtagttggttctttgcaaaaattcagtcagtttaatatcattgaggtctcggtattatgtattgagacggtgaactcattctttcacctatacggatgtggctaccccCACAACCATATAGATGCTACTCATTTGATTGCAGGTACTCCGGAGTTAGATGACGATCTGGTAGCGTTATATCTGGGATATTACCACTGAGGCCCACAGCGACAGTTGTAATGGGATGGATTATGGTGTCCtctcttttggtatattttgtatatggcttgtgacgtgggtgtcacgtattcttttgtataagccattcttttgttatatgatgtaatgatgttaagccttaaacagatagacatgtgTATGACTCTTTTCTAAAATCAACAGATTATGTTTTAGATGTGCTTTTCCACTGAAATTATGATGGTATCATTATGATTTTCGCTGTTAGATATAattctgattatcaggtacatgttatggggcatgtgtcatatgttggctaagcgacaaatagtcgtgtcactgtgatgatccgtttgtatatttttttattttttattttttatttttaaaaagaaagggTTGTCACagaatttgagaaatgattgtggGAAGGAGAACGTCCTTTGCCATGTCCACGGCCACGACCCGCATAAGAGGTCTCACGGGAACTGTGTGAACCACGGGTATTGTTACTGGAGGAGTAGATGTGACGCTGAGCCACATTGACACTTGAAGAAGAGAGAACTAGAGCAGAATTGTGAATTTCAATTCTCTGCTCATGGGTCAGCAAATGCCCATAGAGGTCTTCCATGGAGATAAGGTCAACACGAGTGGTAATCAAAGTCACCAAAGGATCATAATCCGTGCTCAATCCAGCTAAGATGTAGGAGATAGTTTCAAACTCCTTTAGAGGCTCATCAGTGGCAACTAAGGTATGCGCCAAGTTCTGAGCTTTTTGAAAATAATCAACTACAGATAAAGCACCCTTCTTGAGGGTAACAAGCTAATAGCGAATTTGCACCATGCGTGCTTTGGACTGAGTGGCAAACATTTTGTCCAAGGTAATCCAAACATCACAAGATGTGTGGAGACCAATGACATGGACAAGAATGACTTTCGAGATGATGGAGATAATGACACAGAAGATAATTTTGTTTTGGCGAACCCAGACTTCGTAATCGGGATTAGGAACTAAATTAGGTGAGTCAGTGGGTGTGGTGGAAGACATGGTGGCAGAAGATATAAACTTTGGTGGACAAGGAATGGAGTTATCAATACTGTCCTTCAAGATATGAGGCCAACAAATATTGCCAAAGCATATAATTGTCATTAGACAATTTAAGGTTGGTTTGATGATTGAGAGTGGTGAGGGAGGTGGGGCTGGAAATGGAGGCCATGTGGAATGAAAATGACGACATGAGTCttggtggctctgataccatataatgACACACAAAATTGTTGTGATAAAACAGCCCAAGAAATGCTTTGGGTGTAGCTTCATATTTATACTTGGGTACAAACTACAATAATTAATACAAAGAGAATAAAAGTATAAAGTTTACAAAACATTTATGTGTAATTGAAATATATACATTGCTGTCAATATTCTCGCTAGGACATTATGTCAAGACAGTAACAGTAGAAGTAGCTAGGCTTCCCAATGCAATAACTTCAATTCTCAATTAATAGTAGAAACGGCTTGGCTTTTAAGGTCATCCAATAACTTCAATTCTCAATGGCAGTAACGTCACTTGGCTCATCCAATAGATTCAAT
The Alnus glutinosa chromosome 14, dhAlnGlut1.1, whole genome shotgun sequence genome window above contains:
- the LOC133856788 gene encoding uncharacterized protein LOC133856788; the protein is MTIICFGNICWPHILKDSIDNSIPCPPKFISSATMSSTTPTDSPNLVPNPDYEVWLVTLKKGALSVVDYFQKAQNLAHTLVATDEPLKEFETISYILAGLSTDYDPLVTLITTRVDLISMEDLYGHLLTHEQRIEIHNSALVLSSSSVNVAQRHIYSSSNNTRGSHSSRETSYAGRGRGHGKGRSPSHNHFSNSLRNGERVLDTFRSSLSPLTVEALICTQDWLKNRPMIYEEVFQDFMESYDEPGWYIKQVDESNAFLHGHLQETVYMSQPPGFVNPMYHDAVYLLKKALYVSILALVYVDDLILTGSNLGAINDLIHTFSCHFPMKDLGELNFFLGISIARVTDGLHLSQSRYISDLLAHTNMPNAKPITSPMAATTSLSQFSGFTFRDVTLYRSTVGALQYLSLTCPEIAFVVNKVSQFMHAPRDTHWFAVKRILRFLKSTIDHGLLIKKCSSTQLFAYSDADWAGCPNDHKFTSGYCVFMGSNLLS